One Vanessa atalanta chromosome 20, ilVanAtal1.2, whole genome shotgun sequence genomic window carries:
- the LOC125071695 gene encoding adenosine deaminase 2-like, whose product MYAAIIKYIILTLCYQTIAWSIHDYNAERDNLLEQEFGLQVGGNIKLSDKENSANNVLMRYKRQEVDESFQNPKYFNFSRHYFTYKNDIEKSKVYHIIRKMPKGAALHVHSSLMLSAERLLALTYEDHLYACFADDNLKLHFSVNVPQRPCHTEWQLLSVLRNETEDIVSFDESIKRHFTLYSQNEKDLKYDINYVWERFNKVCRTIKDLIAYRPVREKFFYEALKEFYNDKVMYIELRSGLPILYELDGTLHDLTHMPRIYHRVAKRFKEDHPDFIGIKLIVTIHRAKDINKIRKSIEIARRIKEELPDMFAGFDLVGQEDLGKPLVDFFPALTEAKDDINFYFHGGETNWFGSSTDENLADAILLGSKRIGHGYALIKHPSLLAAVKAKDIALEVNVISNVVLSLVSDVRNHPLASYLAFGMPVVLSSDDPGAWGADPLSHDFYISFVGIASKRANLRMLKQLVINSIKYSALNASEKLDAFKKLFKQWDDFIEDLSTNFR is encoded by the coding sequence ATGTATGCCGCCATTATCAAATACATTATACTAACGTTATGCTACCAAACGATCGCGTGGAGCATACACGACTACAATGCCGAGAGAGATAATCTATTAGAGCAAGAATTCGGATTGCAAGTTGGTGGGAACATTAAACTAAGTGACAAAGAAAACTCAGCGAACAATGTCTTAATGCGTTATAAACGACAGGAAGTCGACGAATCGTTCCAGAATCCGAAATATTTCAACTTCTCACGACACTATTTcacttataaaaatgatatcgaAAAGTCGAAAGTGTACCACATAATAAGGAAGATGCCTAAGGGAGCGGCCCTACACGTGCACAGCTCGCTGATGCTCAGCGCGGAACGTTTACTTGCTCTGACGTATGAAGACCACTTATATGCGTGCTTCGCGgacgataatttaaaattacacttcTCTGTTAACGTCCCCCAGCGACCTTGTCACACTGAATGGCAACTTCTCAGCGTATTAAGAAACGAAACTGAAGACATCGTGTCTTTCGACGAAAGTATAAAACGACACTTCACCCTGTATTCACAAAACGAAAAGGACTTAAAGTATGACATTAACTACGTTTGGGAAAGGTTCAATAAAGTCTGTCGTACAATTAAAGATCTCATCGCGTACAGACCTGTACGAGAGAAATTCTTCTATGAGGCATTAAAAGAGTTTTACAATGATAAAGTAATGTACATCGAATTGAGAAGTGGTTTACCAATTCTTTACGAATTGGACGGGACGCTACACGACCTGACGCATATGCCTCGAATATATCACCGAGTTGCGAAAAGATTCAAAGAAGATCATCCAGATTTCATTGGCATCAAATTAATAGTGACAATACACCGCGCgaaggatataaataaaatacgcaaAAGCATTGAAATTGCTCGTCGAATCAAGGAGGAATTACCAGACATGTTTGCCGGTTTTGATCTAGTGGGCCAGGAGGACTTGGGGAAACCGTTAGTGGATTTTTTCCCGGCGTTAACAGAAGCGAAAGACGATATTAACTTTTACTTCCACGGGGGAGAGACTAATTGGTTCGGATCATCGACAGATGAAAACCTCGCAGACGCTATTCTTTTGGGATCGAAGAGAATCGGTCACGGATACGCATTAATAAAGCATCCATCTCTTCTGGCAGCTGTGAAAGCTAAAGACATAGCTTTAGAAGTGAACGTTATATCCAATGTTGTGTTGTCGTTGGTGAGTGATGTGAGGAATCACCCATTGGCTTCATACTTGGCTTTTGGCATGCCAGTTGTTTTATCAAGTGATGACCCAGGAGCCTGGGGAGCGGATCCGTTATCCCATGACTTTTATATATCATTCGTCGGTATAGCTAGTAAGCGTGCTAACTTGCGTATGTTAAAGCAATtagtgattaattcaattaaatacagTGCATTGAACGCTAGTGAAAAATTAGACGCGttcaaaaaactatttaaacaaTGGGACGATTTCATCGAAGACCTTAGTACGaattttagataa
- the LOC125071868 gene encoding adenosine deaminase 2-like — MWTVIVWPLLCLTSAVFADDVFEKNIKERNYLLQKELNMMLGNDIVLSDSEDQANKVIMKLKNNELDYGFNNPQYFNYSKHFFEYKDDIKKSELFKLIKDMPKGAVLHAHDTGILSPDYVLSLTYWDDLFVCFEEENIHFLFSLELPKLPCKTAWQLMKHARYSSGNVKKFDAELRKHFTLVTKDPNQVYTDINVVWSKFQQYFITTSSLFCYKPIWEKYFYDTLKALRDDNVMYLEIRSVLPTLYDLDGNKYDAIDTAASYKKVLDTFLEVYPDFYGAKLIYAPLRFVDNKTVKEYLKIAKELKNKFPDFLAGFDLVGQEDLGVPTKEFLQVLSEASDEFEYFFHAGETNWYGTSSDENLVDAIVLKARRIGHAFAIVKHPLLMEEAKERDIAIEVNVVSNTVLKLVEDIRNHPLAVFLSKNLPVVISSDDPGLWEADPLSHDYYITFVGVASRHADIKLLKKLALNSLYYSTFPHKDKLIHEFEIRWTKFIDTIVQDHW, encoded by the coding sequence ATGTGGACGGTTATAGTTTGGCCTTTGCTTTGTCTAACAAGTGCAGTATTCGCTGACGATGTGTTCGAAAAGAATATCAAAGAAAGAAACTATCTCTTACAAAAAGAACTTAATATGATGCTTGGTAATGACATAGTACTAAGTGACAGTGAGGATCAAGCAAATAAAGTCATTATGAAgttgaaaaataatgaattggATTACGGTTTTAACAATCCCCAGTATTTTAACTACTCCAAACACTTTTTTGAATACAAGGATGATATTAAAAAGTCAGAACTGTTTAAGTTAATTAAGGATATGCCAAAAGGAGCAGTTCTCCATGCGCACGACACAGGAATATTAAGTCCAGATTATGTTCTGTCATTAACTTATTGGGACGATCTATTCGTATGTTTTGAAgaagaaaatatacattttttattttctctcgAACTACCGAAGTTACCGTGTAAGACAGCATGGCAGTTAATGAAACATGCCCGTTATTCATCGGGAAATGTTAAGAAGTTTGATGCTGAATTAAGAAAGCATTTTACTCTTGTTACTAAGGATCCAAATCAGGTGTATACTGATATAAATGTAGTGTGGTCGAAGTTTCAGCAGTATTTTATAACAACATCTTCTCTCTTTTGCTATAAGCCAATCTGGGAGAAATATTTCTATGACACTCTTAAGGCTTTACGTGATGACAATGTTATGTACTTAGAAATTAGAAGCGTGTTACCAACACTTTACGATTTAGATGGAAATAAATATGATGCTATCGACACAGCTGCAtcttataaaaaggttttagaTACATTCTTGGAGGTTTATCCTGATTTTTATGGAGCTAAACTAATATACGCTCCGTTGAGATTCGTCGACAACAAAACTGTTAAGGAATATCTAAAAATTGcaaaggaattaaaaaataaatttcctgATTTCCTCGCTGGATTTGATTTAGTAGGCCAAGAAGATTTGGGTGTACCAACTAAAGAGTTTCTTCAAGTTCTTTCTGAAGCAAGTGACGAATTTGAATACTTTTTCCACGCCGGTGAAACTAATTGGTATGGAACTAGTTCTGATGAAAACTTAGTAGATGCAATCGTTCTTAAAGCACGTCGAATTGGGCATGCTTTTGCAATTGTGAAGCATCCCTTATTAATGGAGGAAGCTAAAGAAAGGGATATAGCAATTGAAGTAAACGTTGTATCGAATACCGTTTTGAAACTAGTTGAAGATATCAGAAACCATCCGCTGGCCGTGTTCTTATCGAAGAATTTACCAGTAGTAATATCGAGTGATGACCCCGGTTTGTGGGAGGCGGATCCTTTGTCACATGATTACTATATTACATTTGTTGGTGTCGCCAGTCGACACGCTGACATTAAACTCCTCAAGAAATTAGCTCTTAATTCCTTATATTACAGCACATTTCCgcataaagataaattaattcatgAATTTGAAATTCGTTGGACGAAATTCATAGACACAATTGTCCAAGATCACTGGTAA